The Solanum pennellii chromosome 4, SPENNV200 genomic interval TTAATTTGAAGTTGTTAGTTAGAACACACTATTTACTTACTTAATTATGTCTTCGACACTCGCTATACTGGATATTTCAGATTTCACCTGTGAATGAAATTACACTGAATATATTATAGTTGAAGGTTAACTAATGAATTCATTTTGTAAATCACCATATATCTCTAGCTCAATGGACTAAAGTTTCAAATGAGCTTAAGACAAGATCTTATTACAAACAAGCAAAAGTACTCCCAAAATATAGAGTATATTGTGTAATATATATACCAAATGAAATCTCTTCCAATCTAGCATGAAAGccatcaaacaaataaatatatgtgttGTCTGAATTATAATACATGTAGCATGTCAGGTAAGACACAAAATTATTAGGTAAAATGACATATTGGACAAATATgtctatttatttgattttatacaattttaataccGAATCGAAACAAGATTAGATGGAGGTTCtctaaaacaaatttattttcatttcttggCTTAACACAAGTGGCAATGAAGCCTAGCCACACAAAATACAAATCACATTTATCCaacataaaaatagaattttcagCGTAAAATTAAACAGTTCAATGCTTCTTCAGAAAATCTCCGGCCATCTTCAGATAATCTCCTTTTTTACCAGATTCCGACGACTGACTCCCATCGgaatttttcttcaaaagtcCTTCCGCCATTTTAATATACTCGCCATATCCACTTCctgatttttcatgttttccTCCACTTGTATGCCCCGATGACTGCGTATGTGCAGTCGCCGCGGCGGTAGCGGTGGTTGTGGAATGATGAGAAGTTTCGTATTTATGGAGATAAGTCTCTGCTTTTCCAACGAATTTCCCGATCCCTGTCTCTTCTAGTTTACCGTACTGTGAAGCGGCGTTAAGGAGGTCAGCGGCAGCTCCGGCGAGCTCGGATTTCTCAAATTGTTTTGGATCGTGATGGAGTTTTGCTTTGGCGGCGTCAGCTACTAGCTTGGCGCTGGACATCAGCTCAGATTTAGATGGCTTCGGGTGGCTGTTGGGCTTATGGGTCGACGAATGACCCGATCCGGATGTGGTCTTGGCTTGTGTTGAATCCATAGAATGAACTAATATTTTtcgattaataaaataattgagatgCGAACGAGTTGATTAATTCACGAGATTATATATATGAGAAAATTTGTTGGTTATTGATGAATGAACAATGATAGcgctaatgaaaatatttataaagagGTGATTTTTAAAGGTATTAAATTGTTTTGGTAAAGAAAACTgctaatattattataattttgcaATTTTTGGTTGTTGTACAAGTCAACACGTTATGGTGTAAAAGGCTTAAACGAGTAGACAACTCATGTGTGTTATCCGTGTACCAAAATCATACAAGTTGAGGAaagaaattatgtttttatcaatttctttttagttgTAATAGCAAGATGACGGGTGCATCGTCAACGATTAATACAtattaattaaagaataaattacttattattcgtgtaataattttattaaacataaaaatatactgaagtataaatatgaattaaacttATTACTTATTAGATAAAATGTGTTTAGTGGAGTGGTGGTTTTGAACTTCACTTTGCATTATGAGATTGCAAGTTCTAAACCATCTATTCTCTTATAAGTTGATTTAGATGAATTCGTAATGGATTATCCCAACTGTAATATCTTGTATTGAATAATCGTATATTGAGAGTATCATTAGTGACCTTCTATCGAAATTCTTCCTCTCACCCCTACAATATCCACGTGCATAAATGTTATATCTtttattaatatgatatttCAGCATATGATTCAATTTTTAACACAGACAATCATAATCTACTCAGAATTAATACATGAAAATAAGGAAGggaaagaaaaatgattttgaaacctaaataatgaagaagaaaaaataaaatcaattaaattaaaatatcaaaataaaattaacattttcTACGTATATCACACTAGTTTAATACTCTAGCTATACGAGACTTAGGTAACAACTCCCCTTAGTTAATATACGAGTGTGACTATTAAGGAAATTAACTCTGTTTTGCTCCATACCATAGTCTAAAACCCAAAATTTCAAGTCAAAAGGGATACAAAATCTCGATACACTTACTGTCCAAGAAGATAATCTTTGTTTTGGCGAGCTCATCACATCTCCATCTTCTTCCTCCAGCAAAATTCATCCAAAAAGTTTCTGTCTTTGCCTTGCTTCTTGCTGTATTCTTGAAACCCCACATTGATTCTGCAGGTACcttcttagatttttttttttagtttaaatgaatatttatgTGTTTCTGGGGAACCCCTTTGTGTATATATTTGTGGGTCTTTCCTCTTTTTCCCTGGGAATTAATTAATCTTTGATTATGAACCATTGGAAGAAATCTTGAAACGGGGTCCTTAAGTAGTACATGCTTCATATTGGTACTAACTTTTGTGTAATTGTCAATTTTAGACTTCTTGATAGAAACTTATATGTGGTTGATTGATTTAGATTGATTATTGTTAAGGTTTTAAGATAGAGTTACAATCATGGGGTTGTTGAGTTTTGACTTATAGTGATATACTCActttgtcccaatttatgtTACTACTATCTTTGGCACATCCCAAAAATGCTTCTTTTATGCCATTATCTTCCTGCTAAACCAACTAATTCGATCTAACCCGGTGGACTTAGAGCAAAAATGTGTTCTTTCAGAATAAGCTTATCATGTTTAAATAGTTTCAACCTATGCTAAGATATGATTTGAAGAGCAGATTAGCTGTAAGCAGATGACTAATTCTCTCTGTAAACCACGGATTCAAGGTCTAGTTGAATTACGACTATTATTACTAGTCTTTATTTCCCTTCTCATCCAGCTTGAGATTCCCTTCTCACTGGGCCCACGGCTTCTCGAAGAATGTTTGATATTATCATTTGTTTTCTGTGGAATTTTGGCAACTTACCTGAATTCAGATCCATTGAAgcattcaaattttaaactttgATACCATGGTTTCTCCATTAAACTAGCTTGTCGACTTTTACTTTAACGTTTTCCTCTATTGTGATATTTAAGTCAAATTAACTTCAAAAGCTTTGTCTAGTCATATAAATACGGAACGGACAGCTGTGCAATGTGACATAGCAAGTATTTCGTGATTGAACATCAGTTAAAACTTAAATCAGTGTTATTAAATATTAGCTCAATTCAGCTAATGATGTTCAAAGTGATCTCTCAACAAGAAGCAGTGGTTCTTTGATCTCAACTTTTTCAAGTTTGAGTAATATGAACATTATTGTATTGAATGctgaaattattaattttaattgaaatttgactaGTAGAGTACTGAGTTTATATATGTTCAAAGTTTCCTTAAATTGTGCACTTCATTTTAAAGCAAAGTGCGATTCATTTTTCACTTTCCACTCTAGCTCCATGGATATTGTTGCTTCTTTGTGCTTTATGCTTCTAAAGGTACCGAATTAAATATGAGGAGCTATTTGGATgtaaaaattctatttttcttcGAAATACTACTGCTCTCAGGGATTACTAGTCTGCCACTCATGGTTTGGCATCCTTATATTCTAATACCAAATATTTCGCTCTTTTCCCAGGGAGATTTGAGTTGTTCAAGTATAATCCATGTGGGGCTATTAGATATCAGTATGAGTTTGACTTTTTCAATAATCAAATAAAGGAGAATGGCAGGTCTTTTTTCGAACAATTAGAAGAGAGATTCAAAAAAGTGTAGCACAATATGTATCGCCCTGTGCCTATTACTACCCGAGGTGGGGAACCTACAGATAGTGGAGATCCTGTGGTGTCGTTGGACCAAGTTCCACGTTGGAGTAATGCTGAATTTAGGTATGCACATGAGAATGAAGATCCTACTAATTCATGCTTTCCGGATCCTTTGGCTTCTGCTTCTGGGTCTGAATGCAACGCTAGTGGCATAGTTTCCAAGTTTCCCATGGATCATGAGATTAACTCCAAGATATACTTGTGGAGAGGCGATCCCTGGAATCTCGAGGTAGATGCTGTTGTTAACTCTACTAATGAGGTAAGAGGTGACTATTCATGTAGCAGTATTTGTTTTGCATGTCCGTCATAAATGTGAGCATCTTTTTGTCGTTTATTATTGAACATCTAGGTATGCCTGCAATGTTTCATGTGAGATGGCAACATAAAGGCGAACTTGTAGCCAACAAATTAGCTACActtccattttattttacttttttgaaggTTTTCAGTCTTTGAAGCCAACAGATTATCTCATCTGTGTATTCTCTGATTTAAGTGAACTTCGACTAACTTTATTAAGCAAGGGGATGACTGCAATTGTCGCTTATTCTTGAACTGAGACTCGATGTCCAAAACATAAtcttaaattttcttttcttttctctgaAAGAATGAGGTAGGTAGGTGGGTTAGCATAAAAGTTGATAAGCGTGAAAATGTTGATTTTGGTACCAAAGGCATGAAGAATCTGTGTTCTTTTCGGGATTTCAAGTTTAGAACTGTCTAGAAATTGAAACCTgtagtcttttttattttgtcccGTAAATGTCTTGTTCACTTTCCTGAACATTATGTGGAGCAACAATGTGATGGGAGATATAAGATATGGTGTCacctatttttatattttatgtagaCATTTACATGGTGTATCATTTATTGATCTATACGCTTCAACATGAGATTTATACCTCTTTTTTGGTGGTCAAAAGAACTTAGACGAAGCTCACAGCAGCCCAGGATTGCATGCTTCAGCTGGACCCGGTCTTGCAGAAGAGTGTACCACATTGGTAGGTTCTTTCGTGCATGAATATGTGTTTAggaattaattttgattttctttttttctgtgCTGGTTTGCAAATAGAAGTTAGAGTATGACTTGTGCGAACTGTTGAAGTTCCAGTTTGTTCATTCCTTCTTCTAACTTAAGAAAGTTATCTcccactttttaaaatttgttctGTTCTATTCAACTAGTGACAGTGATGTTGACAGACTAATATATGGTTTACTTTTCCTTCATAGGGAGGCTGCCGGACAGGAATGGCAAAAGTTACAAATGCTTATGATCTTCCTGCTAGGTGGGTATACTGGGTTGTTTTTCTCAGAACTTTTGCAACAAGCTTTtccataattttcatatttctgCTTGCACTAGAAGTTAATTAATGTACTACAATGTTCTCACTTGTAATAAATACCCATCCTAAGTattatcttttgtttttctttgttagaTCTGTAACCTAATTCTTCTATTTGTTGATGTGAAATATATTTCTCTTTAAGTTCAAATAAGGAAATCGAGCCGTTTTCTTAGATATCCATTTTTTCAgtattaaaagagaaaaagggaGAACACTGTGAACCCAACTAAGCTGGCTGTACATAAAAGGAGCATGTACTCTGAGAATATGCTTCTCAGATGGAGCTTGGAGATTCTCTATTGGATAGTTACTACCTACTGCTCTCGTTGAACATGTAAAGAGATCCATACTTGTATGTTCAATGGAGTTGTCGTAGAACAATAGTAAGTGGGTTGGTTAGGAAAATCCCATGTCCCAGCTAAGTTGCACtaatatttgaaatattctcAAGAAATTTCAGTATGAACAAACAGTTTGACTCGTTTGGATTTTCTGACATAAGAATCCAGTATAGTAATAGTTTAATAAATTCAGTTTTATCTTTAACTGTACTTTCGAAGTGCTTATCCATTCATTGAAACCATTAGGCCGCTATTACTGCCTGTTTCAATAGTCAATGCCGGTCCACTATATCTTGCTTTAATTTTTCACACCTCAActattgatgaaaattgaagCAATCTTGGCACCTTAACTTTGCTGATAAGAACATGGTGATTCACACATACATACTCAACCAAAAATAAAGGAAGAGCAACTTCACTTAATGTTTTAATTCCAAGATCCGATCATGGTTGTTTAGGTTAGCTATATTCTTGTATCACCGTTTAAACTGCTATGGTCTGTTAAAGTTAAAAGCAAGAAACATTAAGTGTTGAACTCTGTTTTACATTATCATTTATCACGATACTAGCATTAGTGGAAGTTGTTTAGCATTTTCTAACTATTGACCCCATGtttattttgttcttgcatTGTGCAGGAGGGTCATACATACTGTTGGTCCCAAGTATGCTGTAAAATACCATACTGCTGCAGAGAATGCGCTAAGCCATTGCTATCGCTCTTGCTTTGAGCTTCTTATAGAAAATGGGCTCAAGAGGTTGTCTTATTGTTGTAGTTTCATCTGTTACATTTTAGTTCCCTGATGTTGATTattgaaggaaaagaaaaatagaagcaaaaatataaaagaccAATCTTGGCCCTAGGACTTTGGTCTAGTAGTAAGAGCACAACACGTGATGTGTTGGTTAGGCCCACGTCATGAGCTTGAGCTCTGCCACAGATAAGAGGTCCGGGAATTAATTGGAGAGGATAAAGGAGTGGACTCATTAATCACTGATCTATAGCCCTTGggtattttttgtataaaaagaaACTGATCTTGAGTCTTATAAGGTTTAAATATTTGGAAGTTGATGTAACCTCGTTGTATCATGTGGATGCAGCATTGCTATGGGCTGTATATATACAGAAGCGAAAAGTTACCCACGAGAACCAGCTGCTCATGTGGCAATAAGTGAGATATCTTTGTTGGctattttcataatttctaaTGTTTCATAATTGATGTTCAAGTTGCAGGTATACATTACTCTGTTTTCTCTGTTGCATTAATGCTATTGTATCTCcattataaatatgtttttaacgTGTATTCCAATGCTTTAGCTTCCAATATTTTGTTCCACGTTTTCATGATGACATCTCTATTTcactttgattaggaactgtaAGGCGGTTCATTGAGAAACAGAAAGATAAAGTAGAGGCAATTGTTTTCTGTACTACTACATCACAAGATACGGAGATTTATAAAAGGTATTCTTAGTACATCAATTTTCTTGTAGATAGCAGAGGAAGGAATTCCTTCAGTTCCTATTTCTTTGAGAATCCCAACCATCCATCTTTCGAGTGGTATTAATTCGTTCATACCTTTGCTCTGCAGATTGCTTCCACTCTATTTTCCTCGGGATAAGCATGAGGAGGAAGTTGCCCTTCTAAAACTTCCTGCAGATGTTGGGGATGAAAATGGGGAGACAACTATAGATGAGCGTAAAATTAGGATAAAACCGTTACCAAATGTCAAAAAGTCCAATCCAAGGATTGCCCAGGCCTCTGTTGATTTGTCTGTCAGTAATGTTGGTTTGACCAGGTTAGTGGCTAATTGTGCATCTACACTTGTGGATTATGCTTGGTATGCTGTTATTTCTGTTTGTTCATTATTAAAACgataaataaaataacccaAACTATTACAATTTTAATATTAGCCGTATCCCATCAGAACTGACGCACTGTCAAGCAACTATCCTTGTAATTAGAGTTCAACATCACTTGCGCTGgtaaatttcaaaaacaaatgCCATTAATACAGGAATTTTCTTGTTACTTCAACAATGGAATATTACTTGGATGAAcatgttcatgttttgatggattttgtcttcttctttctACGTTCTAGTCTTATTTGTGAAGGATATGcctttatttacttttatcatcaagccttaatgaaatgatttttcTGAAGTAGGAGTTCATCCTATTTGGATGCTTTTCTGGATCCTGCTTTTATGTCCCTGATCAAGGACCCAGATCAGCGACGGAAAGAACAATGGGAAAAAACTGCCCAAGCTCAAACTAGCTGGAACTTCTTTAAAATGTTTGGATATGGTGACGTCGCAGGACCTCCTTTGTCAGCTGCAGAAGAATATTCGCTTCATTCTAGATATCTTGCAAAAGCAAATACTCTGAATTTTTCAGAAATTGCAGAAATGAAGATTGTGTAAGCACCTTGCTGTATAGTATATGTCTCTGCAGACTTTATTTATTAGTCCATGGTACCTAAAATACATGAAATATCTGTCTAGTTGTCCAAATATGTACTTGTTTGGGTACAAAGTggtttaattgatttttcatctTATGAACAACTAGTTAAGTCTCGTTGACATAGTTAGGATCAAGCTCAGATGAACTTGTGTTATATTGCTCAACTACCATGTCAGAATTGACTTCGTTTCAGCTACCGAGGAGGGGTTGACAGTGAAGGCCGTCCAGTAATGGTTGTTGTGGGGGCACATTTCCTGCTAAGATGTCTTGATCTGGAGAGATTTATTATCCATGTTGTAAAGGTACGTGATACTTGCTTGCTTTCCCTCCGCCGCCAAAAATATAGGTTAGATATGATCTATTGTTCATATCTATTGAGCTGTTCAATAATTTGTCATCTTTGATATAACTGCACAAATTTTCTGTAAAAGATTACATTATATGTCAATTTGCAGGAATTTGAACCATTGATACAGAAACCTTACTCTATTGTGTACTTCCATTCTGCTGCAACTCTACAGATGTGAGtatcatcctttctcacattgGCCTGTCCCCCTTGCTCAGTACGAGgaataaatttcttattttacttttttggtGAATTATCTGTTTTATGGACTTGTCCAATTGATAAAAGTTAAAGGTTAAACATCGGATGtgtattttgttcttttcttgggtaatattatataatatatgctTTTTCCTACCTTACAGTTCTATTTTGTTTTGTGATGTTAATAGATATTATCTTGTTGTACCAAAACAGGCAACCAGATCTAGGATTAATGAAGAGGATACAACAAATTCTTGGTCGCAAGCACCGGCACAACCTTCATGTATGCAATGCTCTCCTCTGTTCCCCTTGTGCCATGGTTCCCCAATGTTTTTACTTGCTGTCATAAAAGTAGTTGACTTTCTGTATTCTAAATCTCCTTTTTCTCTGGGCAGGCGATATATGTTCTTCACCCTACTTTTGGACTGAAGAGTGCAGTTTTTGGTTTACAACTCTGTGTGGATAATGTGGTACTTACGGTCCTATTATCGTCCTCTCTGTCTTCTCTCTAATGTCATTCTTGCATTACAATGTGgatttcaatctttttttctgAAGACTTGTTTCCTTTTGCACTAATTCTCAGGTATGGAAGAAAGTAGTATATGTAGATCGTCTTCTGCAATTATTCCGCTATGTTCCTCGTGAGCAGCTGACGATTCCAGATTTTGTTTTCCAGTTAAGTAATCATTCATTTTTCTGATCATAATTATGAATTTCAAGTGTGAAAACAGCAGAAGTTTTGCACATTATCAGTAGCTCCATTGAGAAAGTTGCGATATAATTGATATCCAATTTGTGAAAAGTAGCATCTTAAAGCTCAGAAATAGATATTCAGACTCCTACAAGGGAAATACCACACTTAGTATCCCtgtttatttaatattttattcatgaaaCTTGACCCTGCCTAGGGAATTTGTGATAAGGAATCCTAGAAAAGATCGAGAGTCCCTCCGTAGTCTGTTCATGCAAATGAGATCTTCAGTGTGGGAGGCTGGAGCAGCTGAAATAAAGAACAGTCTGGTTCTTGTCATAATTCATCTCTCTGAATGTCATGCAGTTCTTTACGTGTAGAGCTGTCGTTCCTGTAATATAAAGAACAGAATCGAGTAGATTAAATGGACTGATAATCATGTTTCTGTTGCAGGCATGATTTGGAAGTAAATGGAGGGAAGGGCCTGATTGTGGATCCTAGAACCAAGTATGTTTATCAGAGACCATAGTCTCAAACTTCATCcgataaaagaagaaaatagacGCTGTAGTAAGATTGTGAAAtttgtttatcattttatcGCACTTTAAATTTGGCTGTAATTGTTTTGTGCAATATTAGCAGTGTATTTAGCTAACTTTGTCtgtaatttgatttatttatgcaACCATATGTCCAGTCCTGTGCTAGCTAATGGCAATAAATTTCTTTGTTTCTGCAACATTTTCCCTTCTAGATATGTCATTTGAGTCCTAAATGAAGGCTTGACCTGCcccttattttaagttaaaagtcATAAGCAGTTTCTTAGAGTTTTGTTCGTGTTTTTCAGTTAGACACCTTACCTTGGACAAAACATGCATTTTTAATGTTTAAGCACataattaacatgttaaaaatatattatatgtagtTGAATTTAGAAGTTGCAGATTCTGAataaaggaagtcaattttaatattgtattaaACTCTATTAAACCAGCTTTTTGGTATACAAATTCCATTTAGattattattgaaaataatttatgatttttaattgcCAGAAAATGACTTATTTTCCTTTTACCAAATACACCCTTAAGCTGCCTCCATTTTGgtaaaacaacaaaaaggaTTCCATAATACTTCCATTGACATAAATTTTTATGATTCTTTTCTAAATAAATCCAAAAGATGCATTTGGGAGAGCTGTTGATCCAGAAGACATTATGCTGAATACTGAACCAATAACCCAATGGACATCATATCATGATGGTGTCTCAAATTATGTGCTACCAAAACATGTACAAGGAAACCCATAGCTAACAACTTCACACCTGAAATTCATAAACAAAGTCCCTAATGTGTTGAAATAATCATGAAGGTGATGAATTAAAGCCTCATTCACATAGTTTTAGTAAATGGGACAGCAGGAGGATGATCTGCAGGGCATCTTTGCCTCCTCGGACGTCTAGTTGTCTTGCCCCCCCACCCTGTAAGGCTTTTGTCCTCCAAACTGGATACAATGTTACTCAAATTCTGCTTTAGAGGAGGGCTTAATGGGGTTGACACCGTGACAGGGGTGGTCTCAATCACCATCCTCCGCCTTCCCCTCGTACCTCCATTCCTTCTCTTCGATCCTGAGTTCCAAGAATGACCTGTAGCTCTCATCAACTCTCCGAAGGTCTGAATGTCTTCAGTCACTTCATGCCTTGACAAGGAAACTAGTCCGGGAAGGATATCCCTTTGAAAGTCCCTCCGCTGTCTTCCCCACCTTCCTTGTCCTCTTCTGGTTCGATTTGTTAGTGAAGTGGCTCCTGCATCTTCCACTGGTTGGATTTCAGGAACAAAAGGCTTGGGCAGGTAGTCTTGTTCCTTAGTCTCTTCTAGCTGCAATGTCATTGCCTCAAAGTAATCCATCTCCAAGGTAGTAGTAGGTCGCGCAACAATCATAGCATCCTCAACTATTATTTCTTTAGACTTGCTCTCAAGTTCACTCTCAAAAGAAACGACTATGCCAACAAACCAACCTAGGGATCCCAGAGGATCATCAGATGGATCACCGGAGATGGTGTCTATTTGACTGGATGATGAAATGGCAACTATAGCTTCCGCTGCGACCCTGACAACTTCATCCTGTGTTTGCTCAGGTTTGTGTTCAGGCAACTGCAAAGATGCTTCATTTTGTTTGCCATTTTCTTTAGACAAATTGTCTAGCTCAGTTTCCAGAACAGGAGGAGCTTCCAAATCTATCTCGACGACAGTTCTCACATTGACATTATCGCTTTCGACAAAGAATGAATCATCATCTTCAGTAATACATGAGTTCAAATCGAAGGAATTTCTGATAATGGTAGCTTTTGTTTCCATTGCTGTCTCAGCAACAACTGCTTCCATGACAACCTGTTTCTCGGGCTCAACCATAGAAAGGTCACAAGCTATGTTAATGTCAATCACTATTCTCCTCTCTTTGTGTCTGCTGTTCTCTTCTACGGGTGAGGAACAAAGAGTAGCAGACGTGGAAACAAATGAAGATGACTCATTTTTGGAAGCACATGAAATTTCAGGAATTGGAGCCCCCAGAATTTTCCTGACACTTCGGGTTTCCCCCAACTCTTTTGTGGCCTTCATGTTAAGATCTATCATTGCTGATGCAATATTCTGCGCATTGCAGACGTCGCTGAAACTTTTCAACGGACCATTTCCACAGATGGGTGAGTTTGTGTAGGCTTCAACCATTCCATTTGTGGTCTTTGTACTCTCATTTTTGAAACTTGGTTTAGCTTTAAGCCACGGCAACACTGGTTTACAGTCTTGAGGCTCTCGTTTTTCATCAACCAACTCAAGATCTCTGCTGGCAAGTTCCTCATTTATTGAATCCTTTGATAGTACATTCAAATCAAAACCTTTTTCTGATGTCAAGTCCATATTATAGGAGGTAATAGGAGATTTCTCACATCCATTGTTAAAGGAGCGGTCAAATGTCAAATTGTCACTCTTGTTTTGCTTCTCAGAGTCAAAAGCAACAGAGAACCAACGGGGTGATTCTTTGGGCCCTGATGAGGAACCATGGTAAAACCCATTCCTGATGGAGAAATTAGTAGCCTCACCTAAATTTGATTTAGAACTGCCATCAATATGCCACTTGTCTCCAAATATATCATGGTATTGAGGTGATTTCGGGCTCTTACCTACCATGGCACATGAGTTCAATGACGGGTTTGTATGTCCTGATGATAGCCGTGTAACAAAGCCACTTGGTTTACCCCAAGAAGAGAGTGTGTGCGACCATGAATCGGTAAACTCTGAGGAATTAGCGAATGGATATGGACTAGCTGTCCGAGAAGTGATAAATGGTCTCCCGTACGTATATTCGGACTTCTCATGATTTCCGTGGAAGGTTTCTGGACCATGCCCCACTCTCTCTT includes:
- the LOC107016027 gene encoding nodulin-related protein 1-like, which gives rise to MDSTQAKTTSGSGHSSTHKPNSHPKPSKSELMSSAKLVADAAKAKLHHDPKQFEKSELAGAAADLLNAASQYGKLEETGIGKFVGKAETYLHKYETSHHSTTTATAAATAHTQSSGHTSGGKHEKSGSGYGEYIKMAEGLLKKNSDGSQSSESGKKGDYLKMAGDFLKKH
- the LOC107018325 gene encoding protein GDAP2 homolog isoform X2, which translates into the protein MYRPVPITTRGGEPTDSGDPVVSLDQVPRWSNAEFRYAHENEDPTNSCFPDPLASASGSECNASGIVSKFPMDHEINSKIYLWRGDPWNLEVDAVVNSTNENLDEAHSSPGLHASAGPGLAEECTTLGGCRTGMAKVTNAYDLPARRVIHTVGPKYAVKYHTAAENALSHCYRSCFELLIENGLKSIAMGCIYTEAKSYPREPAAHVAIRTVRRFIEKQKDKVEAIVFCTTTSQDTEIYKRLLPLYFPRDKHEEEVALLKLPADVGDENGETTIDERKIRIKPLPNVKKSNPRIAQASVDLSVSNVGLTRSSSYLDAFLDPAFMSLIKDPDQRRKEQWEKTAQAQTSWNFFKMFGYGDVAGPPLSAAEEYSLHSRYLAKANTLNFSEIAEMKIVYRGGVDSEGRPVMVVVGAHFLLRCLDLERFIIHVVKEFEPLIQKPYSIVYFHSAATLQMQPDLGLMKRIQQILGRKHRHNLHAIYVLHPTFGLKSAVFGLQLCVDNVVWKKVVYVDRLLQLFRYVPREQLTIPDFVFQHDLEVNGGKGLIVDPRTKYVYQRP
- the LOC107018325 gene encoding protein GDAP2 homolog isoform X1 — translated: MYRPVPITTRGGEPTDSGDPVVSLDQVPRWSNAEFRYAHENEDPTNSCFPDPLASASGSECNASGIVSKFPMDHEINSKIYLWRGDPWNLEVDAVVNSTNENLDEAHSSPGLHASAGPGLAEECTTLGGCRTGMAKVTNAYDLPARRVIHTVGPKYAVKYHTAAENALSHCYRSCFELLIENGLKSIAMGCIYTEAKSYPREPAAHVAIRTVRRFIEKQKDKVEAIVFCTTTSQDTEIYKRLLPLYFPRDKHEEEVALLKLPADVGDENGETTIDERKIRIKPLPNVKKSNPRIAQASVDLSVSNVGLTSRSSSYLDAFLDPAFMSLIKDPDQRRKEQWEKTAQAQTSWNFFKMFGYGDVAGPPLSAAEEYSLHSRYLAKANTLNFSEIAEMKIVYRGGVDSEGRPVMVVVGAHFLLRCLDLERFIIHVVKEFEPLIQKPYSIVYFHSAATLQMQPDLGLMKRIQQILGRKHRHNLHAIYVLHPTFGLKSAVFGLQLCVDNVVWKKVVYVDRLLQLFRYVPREQLTIPDFVFQHDLEVNGGKGLIVDPRTKYVYQRP